ATCAGGCGCACGGGGCGAAAATCTACCAAGATTACTCTCGAGATGACATCGCACAACCAACCGGAGGTGAACATCGGGCTCGTCGGCCACGTCGACCACGGGAAGACCACGCTGGTCCAGGCCCTGTCGGGCGACTGGACGGACCAGCACTCCGAGGAGATGAAACGCGGCATCTCCATCCGTCTCGGCTACGCGGACGCCACGTTCCGTCGCTGTCCCGAGGCAGAGGAACCGGAGGCGTTCACGGTCGAGGAGACCTGCGGCGAGCACGACGTCGACACCGACGTGCTGCGGACGGTGTCGTTCGTCGACGCGCCCGGCCACGAGACGCTGATGGCGACGATGCTGTCCGGCGCCTCGATCATGGACGGCGCCGTCCTCGTGGTCTCGGCCTCCGAGCCGGTGCCCCAGGCCCAGACCGAAGAGCATCTGATGGCACTGGACATCATCGGCATCGACAACATCGTGATCGCCCAGAACAAGGTCGACCTGGTCGACCAGGAACGGGCCCGCGAGAACTACCAGCAGATCCAGGAGTTCGTCGAGGGGACCGTCGCCGAGGACGCGCCGATCGTCCCGGTCAGTGCCCAGCAGGGCGTCAACATGGACCTCCTGATCGACGCCATCGAGCGGGAGATCCCCACGCCCGACCGGGACCCCGAGGCCGACCCCGAGATGCTCGTCGCCCGCAGCTTCGACATCAACCGTCCGGGCACGACCTGGGAGGACCTCCAGGGCGGCGTGCTGGGCGGATCGCTCACGCAGGGCGTCCTCGAGGCCGACGACGAGATCGAACTCCGCCCCGGCCGCGAGGTCGAGGAGGGCGGCCAGAGCGAGTGGCGCCCCGTCACGACCACCGT
This genomic interval from Halomicrobium urmianum contains the following:
- a CDS encoding translation initiation factor IF-2 subunit gamma, with amino-acid sequence MTSHNQPEVNIGLVGHVDHGKTTLVQALSGDWTDQHSEEMKRGISIRLGYADATFRRCPEAEEPEAFTVEETCGEHDVDTDVLRTVSFVDAPGHETLMATMLSGASIMDGAVLVVSASEPVPQAQTEEHLMALDIIGIDNIVIAQNKVDLVDQERARENYQQIQEFVEGTVAEDAPIVPVSAQQGVNMDLLIDAIEREIPTPDRDPEADPEMLVARSFDINRPGTTWEDLQGGVLGGSLTQGVLEADDEIELRPGREVEEGGQSEWRPVTTTVRSLQAGGEFVDEATPGGLLGVGTGLDPSITKGDALAGQVAGPPGTLPPVHQQFEMDVELLERIVGEDGGEVEEISTGEPLMLTIGTATTVGSVTSARGGECEVALKRPVCAREGAKIAINRRVGARWRLIGVGTLRG